A window of the Archocentrus centrarchus isolate MPI-CPG fArcCen1 chromosome 17, fArcCen1, whole genome shotgun sequence genome harbors these coding sequences:
- the LOC115795427 gene encoding E3 ubiquitin/ISG15 ligase TRIM25-like isoform X2: MASQGMDQTRFCCSICLDLLKDPVTIPCGHSYCMNCIKGFWDEEEEKRLYSCPQCRQTFTPRPVLVKNTMLADLVEELKKTGLQAAPADHCYAGPEDVACDVCTEMKVKAVKSCMFCLVSYCEKHLQPHYKSSAFKTHKLVEPSKKLQENICSRHDEVMKMFCRTDQQSICYLCSVDEHKGHHTVSAAAERTERQRELEVSRLNIQQRIQDREKHVKLLQQEVEAINQSAHKTVEHSEKIFTELIRVIQKRSSDVKQQIRSQQETEVSRVKELQEKLEQEITELKRKDAELKQLSHTEDHIQFLHNYPSLSALRSHSDLKM; this comes from the exons ATGGCGTCACAAGGAATGGACCAAACAAGATTCTGCTGTTCgatctgtttggatctactgaaggatccggtgactattccctgtggacacagctactgcatgaactgtattaaaggcttctgggatgaagaggaggagaagagactctacagctgccctcagtgcagacagaccTTCACACCGAGGCCTGTCCTGGTGAAAAACACCATGTTAGCAGATTtagtggaggagctgaagaagactggactccaagctgctcctgctgatcactgctatgctggacctgaagatgtggcctgtgatgtctgcactgaGATGAAGGTGAAAGCTGTGAAGTCTTGCATGTTTTGTTTGGTCTCTTACTGTGAGAAACACCTTCAGCCTCATTACAAATCCTCTGCATTTAAAACGCACAAGCTGGTGGAGCCCTCTaagaagctccaggagaacatctgctctcgtcatgatgaggtgatgaagatgttctgccgtactgatcagcagagtatctgttatctctgctCTGTGGATGAACATAAAGGCCACCACACagtctcagctgcagcagaaaggactgagaggcagagagagctcGAGGTGAGTcgactaaacatccagcagagaatccaggacagagagaaacatgtgaagctgcttcaacaggaggtggaggccatcaatCAGTCTGCTCATAAAACAGTGGAGCACAGTGAGAagatcttcactgagctgatccgtgtgatccagaaaagaagctctgatgtgaagcagcagatcagatcccagcaggaaactgaagtgagtcgagtcaaagagcttcaggagaagctggagcaggagatcactgagctgaagaggaaagacgctgagctgaagcagctctcacacacagaggatcacatccagtttctacacaactacccctcactgtcagcactca GATCTCACTcagatctgaaaatgtga
- the LOC115795427 gene encoding tripartite motif-containing protein 16-like isoform X1, with product MASQGMDQTRFCCSICLDLLKDPVTIPCGHSYCMNCIKGFWDEEEEKRLYSCPQCRQTFTPRPVLVKNTMLADLVEELKKTGLQAAPADHCYAGPEDVACDVCTEMKVKAVKSCMFCLVSYCEKHLQPHYKSSAFKTHKLVEPSKKLQENICSRHDEVMKMFCRTDQQSICYLCSVDEHKGHHTVSAAAERTERQRELEVSRLNIQQRIQDREKHVKLLQQEVEAINQSAHKTVEHSEKIFTELIRVIQKRSSDVKQQIRSQQETEVSRVKELQEKLEQEITELKRKDAELKQLSHTEDHIQFLHNYPSLSALSESTHSSSINIRPLRYFEDVTAAVSELREKLQDILREGWRNISLTVTEVDVLLSNPPEPKTRAEFLKYSQEITLDPNTANTCLLLSEGNRKVTLTLMNQQWFYSDHPDRFTDWCQVLSRESLTGRCYWEVEWRGRGVCIAVTYKNISRAGNECGFGHNDKSWALNCFNNKFTFLYNNIQTPVSGPRSSRVGVYLDHRAGSHSDLKM from the exons ATGGCGTCACAAGGAATGGACCAAACAAGATTCTGCTGTTCgatctgtttggatctactgaaggatccggtgactattccctgtggacacagctactgcatgaactgtattaaaggcttctgggatgaagaggaggagaagagactctacagctgccctcagtgcagacagaccTTCACACCGAGGCCTGTCCTGGTGAAAAACACCATGTTAGCAGATTtagtggaggagctgaagaagactggactccaagctgctcctgctgatcactgctatgctggacctgaagatgtggcctgtgatgtctgcactgaGATGAAGGTGAAAGCTGTGAAGTCTTGCATGTTTTGTTTGGTCTCTTACTGTGAGAAACACCTTCAGCCTCATTACAAATCCTCTGCATTTAAAACGCACAAGCTGGTGGAGCCCTCTaagaagctccaggagaacatctgctctcgtcatgatgaggtgatgaagatgttctgccgtactgatcagcagagtatctgttatctctgctCTGTGGATGAACATAAAGGCCACCACACagtctcagctgcagcagaaaggactgagaggcagagagagctcGAGGTGAGTcgactaaacatccagcagagaatccaggacagagagaaacatgtgaagctgcttcaacaggaggtggaggccatcaatCAGTCTGCTCATAAAACAGTGGAGCACAGTGAGAagatcttcactgagctgatccgtgtgatccagaaaagaagctctgatgtgaagcagcagatcagatcccagcaggaaactgaagtgagtcgagtcaaagagcttcaggagaagctggagcaggagatcactgagctgaagaggaaagacgctgagctgaagcagctctcacacacagaggatcacatccagtttctacacaactacccctcactgtcagcactcagtgagtctacacactcatccagcatcaatatCCGTCCTCTGAGAtactttgaggatgtgacagcagctgtgtcagagctcagagagaaactacaggacatcctgagagagggatggagaaacatctcactgacagtcactgaagTGGATGTTTTACTGTCAAATCCACCAGAgccaaagaccagagctgaattcttaaaatattcacaggaaatcacactggatccaaacacagcaaacacatgtCTGTTATTATCAGAGGGGAACAGAAaagtaacattaacattaatgaATCAACAATGGTTTTattctgatcatccagacagattcactGATTGGTGTCAGGTCCTGAgcagagagagtctgactggacgttgttactgggaggtggagtggagaggaagaggagtttGTATAGCAGTCACATACAAGAatatcagcagagcagggaaTGAATGTGGATTTGGACATAATGACAAATCTTGGGCCTTAAATTGTTTCAacaacaaatttacatttttgtacaaCAACATCCAAACTCCTGTCTCAGGTCCTCGGTcctccagagtaggagtgtacctggatcacagagcag GATCTCACTcagatctgaaaatgtga
- the LOC115795427 gene encoding tripartite motif-containing protein 16-like isoform X3: MASQGMDQTRFCCSICLDLLKDPVTIPCGHSYCMNCIKGFWDEEEEKRLYSCPQCRQTFTPRPVLVKNTMLADLVEELKKTGLQAAPADHCYAGPEDVACDVCTEMKVKAVKSCMFCLVSYCEKHLQPHYKSSAFKTHKLVEPSKKLQENICSRHDEVMKMFCRTDQQSICYLCSVDEHKGHHTVSAAAERTERQRELEVSRLNIQQRIQDREKHVKLLQQEVEAINQSAHKTVEHSEKIFTELIRVIQKRSSDVKQQIRSQQETEVSRVKELQEKLEQEITELKRKDAELKQLSHTEDHIQFLHNYPSLSALSESTHSSSINIRPLRYFEDVTAAVSELREKLQDILREGWRNISLTVTEVDVLLSNPPEPKTRAEFLKYSQEITLDPNTANTCLLLSEGNRKQHPNSCLRSSVLQSRSVPGSQSRYSVLLQRL; the protein is encoded by the exons ATGGCGTCACAAGGAATGGACCAAACAAGATTCTGCTGTTCgatctgtttggatctactgaaggatccggtgactattccctgtggacacagctactgcatgaactgtattaaaggcttctgggatgaagaggaggagaagagactctacagctgccctcagtgcagacagaccTTCACACCGAGGCCTGTCCTGGTGAAAAACACCATGTTAGCAGATTtagtggaggagctgaagaagactggactccaagctgctcctgctgatcactgctatgctggacctgaagatgtggcctgtgatgtctgcactgaGATGAAGGTGAAAGCTGTGAAGTCTTGCATGTTTTGTTTGGTCTCTTACTGTGAGAAACACCTTCAGCCTCATTACAAATCCTCTGCATTTAAAACGCACAAGCTGGTGGAGCCCTCTaagaagctccaggagaacatctgctctcgtcatgatgaggtgatgaagatgttctgccgtactgatcagcagagtatctgttatctctgctCTGTGGATGAACATAAAGGCCACCACACagtctcagctgcagcagaaaggactgagaggcagagagagctcGAGGTGAGTcgactaaacatccagcagagaatccaggacagagagaaacatgtgaagctgcttcaacaggaggtggaggccatcaatCAGTCTGCTCATAAAACAGTGGAGCACAGTGAGAagatcttcactgagctgatccgtgtgatccagaaaagaagctctgatgtgaagcagcagatcagatcccagcaggaaactgaagtgagtcgagtcaaagagcttcaggagaagctggagcaggagatcactgagctgaagaggaaagacgctgagctgaagcagctctcacacacagaggatcacatccagtttctacacaactacccctcactgtcagcactcagtgagtctacacactcatccagcatcaatatCCGTCCTCTGAGAtactttgaggatgtgacagcagctgtgtcagagctcagagagaaactacaggacatcctgagagagggatggagaaacatctcactgacagtcactgaagTGGATGTTTTACTGTCAAATCCACCAGAgccaaagaccagagctgaattcttaaaatattcacaggaaatcacactggatccaaacacagcaaacacatgtCTGTTATTATCAGAGGGGAACAGAA aaCAACATCCAAACTCCTGTCTCAGGTCCTCGGTcctccagagtaggagtgtacctggatcacagagcaggtattctgtccttctacagcgtctctga